Proteins from a single region of Juglans microcarpa x Juglans regia isolate MS1-56 chromosome 5S, Jm3101_v1.0, whole genome shotgun sequence:
- the LOC121268423 gene encoding uncharacterized protein LOC121268423 isoform X2 — MLELFDILLDKNENLMGSEVLNSNRHEIDGKDVLSPVLSPPGHHVQVNMADQKVEENVLKDPPSEDMWAYGEVNMEASISTDDVIRAGGFGARDDISSFLPVASDSTDFEATIRDARDYEEPQGEICRPGLGWTEVTEAE, encoded by the exons atgcttgaGCTCTTTGACATCCTCCTTG ATAAGAATGAGAACCTAATGGGGAGTGAAGTATTGAACTCCAATCGGCACGAGATAGATGGAAAAGATGTTCTAAGTCCAGTTTTAAGTCCTCCTGGACATCATGTACAAGTTAACATGGCTGATCagaaagttgaagaaaatgtGCTTAAAGATCCACCTTCTGAAGATATGTGGGCTTATGGGGAAGTTAACATGGAAGCCTCCATTTCAACCGATGATGTTATACGGGCTGGTGGCTTTGGAGCTAGAGATGATATAAGTAGCTTTCTTCCTGTTGCTAGTGATTCTACCGACTTTGAAGCTACTATCCGTGATGCTCGAGACTATGAAGAACCGCAGGGGGAGATATGCAGACCAGGTCTTGGCTGGACAGAAGTTACAGAAGCAGAATAG
- the LOC121268423 gene encoding uncharacterized protein LOC121268423 isoform X3, protein MGSEVLNSNRHEIDGKDVLSPVLSPPGHHVQVNMADQKVEENVLKDPPSEDMWAYGEVNMEASISTDDVIRAGGFGARDDISSFLPVASDSTDFEATIRDARDYEEPQGEICRPGLGWTEVTEAE, encoded by the coding sequence ATGGGGAGTGAAGTATTGAACTCCAATCGGCACGAGATAGATGGAAAAGATGTTCTAAGTCCAGTTTTAAGTCCTCCTGGACATCATGTACAAGTTAACATGGCTGATCagaaagttgaagaaaatgtGCTTAAAGATCCACCTTCTGAAGATATGTGGGCTTATGGGGAAGTTAACATGGAAGCCTCCATTTCAACCGATGATGTTATACGGGCTGGTGGCTTTGGAGCTAGAGATGATATAAGTAGCTTTCTTCCTGTTGCTAGTGATTCTACCGACTTTGAAGCTACTATCCGTGATGCTCGAGACTATGAAGAACCGCAGGGGGAGATATGCAGACCAGGTCTTGGCTGGACAGAAGTTACAGAAGCAGAATAG
- the LOC121268423 gene encoding uncharacterized protein LOC121268423 isoform X1 — translation MEHKSDETSHDKNENLMGSEVLNSNRHEIDGKDVLSPVLSPPGHHVQVNMADQKVEENVLKDPPSEDMWAYGEVNMEASISTDDVIRAGGFGARDDISSFLPVASDSTDFEATIRDARDYEEPQGEICRPGLGWTEVTEAE, via the exons ATGGAGCACAAATCAGATGAAACTTCACATG ATAAGAATGAGAACCTAATGGGGAGTGAAGTATTGAACTCCAATCGGCACGAGATAGATGGAAAAGATGTTCTAAGTCCAGTTTTAAGTCCTCCTGGACATCATGTACAAGTTAACATGGCTGATCagaaagttgaagaaaatgtGCTTAAAGATCCACCTTCTGAAGATATGTGGGCTTATGGGGAAGTTAACATGGAAGCCTCCATTTCAACCGATGATGTTATACGGGCTGGTGGCTTTGGAGCTAGAGATGATATAAGTAGCTTTCTTCCTGTTGCTAGTGATTCTACCGACTTTGAAGCTACTATCCGTGATGCTCGAGACTATGAAGAACCGCAGGGGGAGATATGCAGACCAGGTCTTGGCTGGACAGAAGTTACAGAAGCAGAATAG